One window of Theropithecus gelada isolate Dixy chromosome 4, Tgel_1.0, whole genome shotgun sequence genomic DNA carries:
- the LGSN gene encoding lengsin — protein sequence MNNEEDFLQKDSTRDEGNETEDNSMNKLRRKKVTKPHVCSTEVGEMDMSNSNDCMRDSSQILAPPQLSSRMKHIRQAMAKNRLQFVRFEATDLHGVSRSKTIPAHFFQEKVSHGVCMPRGYLEVIPNPKDSEMNRIRATCFNSDIVLMPEISTFRVLPWADRTARVICDTFTVTGEPLLTSPRYIAKRQLSQLQASGFSLLSAFICDFCIFGVPEFLNSKTISFPASTFLNNHDQPFMQELVDGLYHTGANVESFSSSTRPGQMEICFLPEFGISSADNAFTLRTGVKEVARKYNYISSFFIETGFCNSGILSHSLWDVDRKKNMFCSTSGTEQLTITGKKWLAGLLKHSAALSCLMAPTVSCRKRYSKDSKDLKDSVPTTWGYNDNSCIFNIKCHGEKGTRIENKLGSATANAYLVLAATVAAGLDGLHSSNEVLAGPDESTDFYQAETSEIPLKLEDALVALEEDQCLRQALGETFIRYFVAMKKYELENEEIAAERNKFLEYFI from the exons GACTCAACAAGAGATGAAGGCAATGAGACTGAAGACAACAGcatgaataaattaagaaggaaGAAAGTCACTAAACCACATGTTTGTTCCACTGAAGTCGGAGAAATGGATATGTCCAATTCAAATG attgCATGAGGGACAGCAGTCAAATTCTGGCCCCACCTCAACTCTCTTCTAGAATGAAACACATTAGACAAGCCATGGCCAAAAATCGCCTCCAGTTTGTACGATTTGAAGCAACAGACCTCCATGGTGTGTCCAGGTCTAAGACTATCCCTGCACACTTTTTTCAA gaGAAAGTGAGCCATGGAGTTTGCATGCCCCGAGGTTATCTTGAAGTGATACCGAATCCTAAGGACAGTGAAATGAATCGCATAAGAGCCACATGTTTTAATAGTGACATAGTCCTAATGCCAGAGATATCAACCTTTAGAGTTTTGCCATGGGCTGATAGAACTGCAAGAGTGATATGTGATACTTTCACTGTGACTGGTGAGCCTCTTTTGACTTCCCCAAGGTACATTGCAAAGAGGCAGCTGAGCCAGCTGCAGGCCTCTGGCTTTTCCCTGCTTTCTGCTTTCAtctgtgatttctgcatttttggTGTGCCcgaatttttaaattcaaagactATATCATTTCCTgcttcaacatttttaaataaccatgaTCAGCCCTTCATGCAGGAACTTGTTGATGGCTTGTATCACACTGGAGCAAATGTCGAGAGTTTCTCCTCCTCTACCAGGCCTGGTCAGATGGAAATCTGTTTCCTGCCTGAATTTGGCATTAGCTCAGCTGATAATGCATTTACCCTCAGAACAGGTGTCAAAGAAGTGGCAAGGAAATACAATTACATTTCCAGCTTCTTCATTGAGACTGGATTTTGTAATTCAGGGATTTTGTCTCATAGTCTCTGGGATGTCGACAGGAAGAAGAACATGTTTTGCAGCACTTCTGGAACTGAGCAGCTGACGATCACTGGGAAAAAATGGTTGGCAGGACTCTTGAAGCACTCTGCCGCACTCAGCTGCCTGATGGCGCCTACTGTTAGCTGCCGAAAGCGTTATTCCAAGGACAGTAAAGACCTGAAGGACAGTGTGCCTACAACGTGGGGATACAATGACAACAGCTGTATATTTAATATCAAGTGTCATGGAGAGAAAGGCACCCGGATAGAAAATAAGCTAGGCTCAGCAACAGCAAACGCTTACTTGGTGCTGGCTGCAACTGTTGCTGCAGGCTTAGATGGACTTCATAGCAGTAATGAGGTCTTGGCTGGTCCAGATGAGAGCACAGACTTTTACCAAGCGGAAACTTCTGAGATCCCTTTAAAACTGGAAGATGCCCTTGTGGCACTGGAAGAAGATCAATGTCTGAGGCAGGCTCTAGGAGAAACCTTTATTCGATATTTTGTTGCCATGAAGAAATATGAGTTGGAGAATGAAGAAATAGCTGcagagagaaataaattcttagagtattttatttag